The following nucleotide sequence is from Anopheles stephensi strain Indian chromosome 3, UCI_ANSTEP_V1.0, whole genome shotgun sequence.
CGAGCGCACATGCATTGCCCGCCATAATCACAAACTGCACaataaagcacacacacacgcggtacAACACCCTGAGCATCGATCCCAGTGCTGAGCAGGAAATATCGATCGATGCTAGAGCATTcttcacagacacacacacacacacaaagggcTTTATTTGTGCTTTGCAGCTGACTCCAGAGAGGGAGGAGAGATTGAAGATCACCAAACACCGGCGCAAGAAGGCATTGGACCCGATCAGAGTGTTGAGGCTGGGCGTGATGAAGACGACGACCCGCTCTCAATGGATCATCGATTTCGAGCCGAGTCATGCTCGCTGCCTTAAACTGCAACGGGCCGTGTTACCGCAATTAATAGACTTCTATGCAAAGTTTGCCCATCGCTGATGCACCGTGCACCGAGCTAGCGGGCTGTCCCGGCTGTCCGGACGAATGTCAAGTATAATTTCGTATCTCGCCTCTCAAAAGCGCGGAACAATACTAGCATGATCGTGCTTGCTACACGAACTGGTTTAGGACGGGAACAGcaaatgctataaaaatgcTACAACCGCAGCATCGGTCGTGCATAAAAAGATGATCGTTAAGTAGAGGATGGCTTACAGAATTCTTActcatttcaaatcacttttATCTCCTGCCTGAGCCTGAGCCTCATTGCAACCCTTCTTTATCGCTAATGAGGTTTGGCGATACACTCAACACTCCTCAATCATATCTATAGTACCTGACTAATCGATAGGTTTTCGGTGACGAATTAATTGAGCTTCTTGAAGGAAGAGCTACCGCATCATAACGGTCAGCAACACCGGACGCGCCTTCAAAAATATACCGTCGGGAATTGAACACAGTGTTCCTGGATATTACACTCCCATACGACAGGATCGGTTTCttgcccccaaaaaaaagggatcttTAGTTCCACCAAAAGCGCATTCGAAAACCTTCGTTAAACGTCTTCCTAGTAAGGTTCGCTGATGTCGTTCGGGACTTCTTGGCAAGAGCGTGTGCGCCGAAACCGTTACCCACTTCCACCACGTGTACCCTTAACGATCGGTCGACACTGACTCCAATTAAAACATCAACGCCTTAGACGATTGAAGTGTTCcaatacaaaaaaagtgaaagaTACAATTACAATGTAGAGAAGACAAGTGTTGCAACACAAACTCCGACGCTGTGTAATGAGTTGATCATCATAACACAAACCCGCGGCTCACAACGAACACAAGTACCGGTAAAGCGGAAAggggcgagaaaaaaagaccATCTCAAAATAATCTTcgtcctacacacacacacgcacacacccgaAACCTGTTGGGAAGGAAAACCCCCCCTCCGCGAGAGTGAGAGGAAACTTTTTTGGGGAGTTCTACACACCAAATACTCCAGACACAAAAAATCAAGAAGCATacagaaaataataattactAATAATTATCCTCTGCGGAGGTACAAATTTAATTGagatgttttcgttttcgtgaATTTTTTGGACTGTTGAACGCCTCGCCGGAGTCCTCTGTGGAATGGCAGAGATGGGAGAGCTCGGTGGAGCCCTACGTGAGGGGCAACTCGAACATACATATATATGACCATAAAGTGTCTATTAACGGCCCACAGCCAGCAGCGAACGGACCGGTGTGGACGCTGGGATGGAAAACCACACGATCTCTCAGCTCATCagaccagcaacagcagcagtagaaagGGAGTAGATAATTACTTTCCATGttcaaaacaaattattaaaatgatTAGAAGGCCGGGGCACGCTCATTTGGCGCATTAGTATTCTTTCCCTCGTCGTTAATGTTGCATTCGATCGCATTCTAAAGGGCGAATTCTGATTTTTCGTCCCTTTCCCCCGGTCCACCATTCACCCTCCTTCGTTTCTCGGCCAACATGTTCGATATGCAGATTGGCCACACGATGAGAGAGGCTTGTCgcacccttttttttcaatgaGCTGCACTCGCTGGTGGCGCGCCAACTTTGAAACATGATTTCTTTTACCGGCCTTTTGGAAACACCCGTGTAAGCGCTTTTCCAGGCTGGCAATTAGTTGGGCCCGTCGGTTTATGATGATTAGTTTTCGGAAACGTGTTTGCAACCCCTAGCGCACCTCACGCGCCCAAACACGTTCCCACCCCGTTGTTCGCTTTCTCATTGACAATAATTACGCgtttcggggggggggggaagattTAACGAAAAGATGATGAACACCACCgaaacacactcgcacacacacacttgtgcCCCAATACGCGTACATGCACACATAATTACAATTACCTTTTatgtattcttcttcttcgctcaGAACGTTGAAAATATCCCAAATTAACGATGTACATCCGCTTCATGGGCTTCTTTGAGCGCGAGAGTCTGCCAGACCAGCCTCCTCTCACTCCAAACGCCGAAGATGGGTGGAGGATATCCCGGTGGATCTTGATGACGGCTTCTGCAGACGGTGCACAAATTCGCACATCCGATCGGCACGATCGATTAATACGAGCGATCACTACGGTGGGTTGGTCATCCCTCACATGTTCGTCCAGTAACTACACCCGAAGGGAACATTCCTTCCCACGATGCACTTCACGTTTCCCGCTCAATCAATGCTTCACTTGGGCGGGACACACTACTGGTCGGTCGGCACTTGGCACTGTTTAAAAGCTCCTGGCGAACTTGGAAAGACTGCGTAGTGTTACGGAACATAGAACAGTTAACGCTTTGCAGTGCGCTTCTTACACACTAAGCGCAACACACACGGGATTGCTGCTAGGCTCTCTTAAAACGCTAAACGTAAcgtcactgctgctgctgtttgccaCTGCAACTCCTTTACGTTAACTAAGGACTAACGATAGGGAACGATAAAGCACGGCTTTGTTCAAGCATGTTCGTACTTCTGATTTCGTACACAAAGGGGACGCATCCCAGGGGGCGCGCGCCGTACCTGTTGGAACCATGGCCAGTGGTCCCAACGAGGCTGGCTCGCCGCCTCGACGGGTGCGAGTTTCGCGGTTACAGTCGCGCCCCGGTCCACGCGCGCCGGCGGTTTGTTTACGAATAAGCGAACCGAAAGCTGCCGAACCGGACGAGACCCCCCGTTTGGGTGCCGAAGCGGAGAAAACGCACGCAGCGTGCGCGTTTGCACCACTACCACTCAAGCTCGCGCCAAACGCCAATACCCGTACGCACTCGGGCATCGCGCGTCACGTGTGGCTCCGGTGCAGGCACTGCCGGGCATAAATGTGTGTGAGTAGTGCGCTGCATTGCTAAATTGGATCATTAATTCTGGACGATTTACAGTGCAGGCTaatgaattatattttaaaatgttagcttaaaaaatgtaaataaaacaaagctaCATGAAGGATCAATACTGTTTTGTACCTCCTTGATTTCAtgggacaattttttttaaataataaatttctccTCAATTATTCCTTTCAGTAACAGTTCAAAATTTTGATCTAaaatcttttattttctttctttttcttaaaatatttatttttcgtttttgaaAGCCTTTTTTTCAAACTTTACATGGTTTACGCTACTTAGTTTTGACTGACTGCACACATTCTCACTATCTTGTTAGTCGCTTAGTTTCCTCGAaagcatttaatttcatcagcCGCCTGATGACGGTTTTGATAGTTGATGAAATCAAATGCTCTCGTTCAAAAATCGTTTATTTGCATTTCAAGATGTATGCATCCATAGCAAGAAATCGAGTGAGGTGCGTCAAGAAATGTGTACAGCGAGCCAAAACTAAATCGTAAAAACCCAGAACATGTTAAATAGCAATGAAAAATAGCTGCCGTTTTACAAAGTTTCTCAGATGGCAAAACCAGTGTCTCCATGCTTAAAATAATAAGCGACAAAATAATATACATCGCACCTGAAAGAACGTGACAAATTATGGCTGAAGTTTTGGGGTTTCAATCAAAAACTCGTTCAAATGCAACTTTCCGAGCAATATTTGGAGCAATTTTGAAAGGATAAAAAGGATTTTCAGGGTCAGTTTAACACTATGAAACACTATCTGATGCAACTGCTTGTTGCAGTATCTACCCTATTCGCCACATTTAGATCCCATACGACTTCTGGTAACTcccaaaactaaacaaaaaaaaagcatggaAAGCATGTTAATATGTTCTTGACAATCGATGCTGCAACCAAAATTCCATGGGCTCAAAGACGTTCGCAGGCGGCGTAAAAGTCTCGCGTTCCGACACATCAAACATCACGGTATTACTTTGTAGAGAATTATTTTACGAGCCATACGGAAATTTACTTTCAAAACCTTATACAAATAACTGTAACAACTGAATATTCTTTTGTAACGTACTTTTGATAATAGCTAGCtgttgaaatttgaaataagAAAACTTGTTTGCTGTAATAATATGGAACTGACTTCTATTTCGGTCATTACAAGATTTCAAATCGATAATAGAATATTACAAGCCCTAAGAGGAATTTTGCAACCGAATTTTCCTCTCTTTCCTTCTCTTATTTCATAGAAACGACCTGGACGTATTTCTACAACCTGTGATACTAATCACGCCTCTttacaaaacatttcaaacagTTAAGAACAATGTCAAACGCTTGACCATCTCAGATATCCAAAACAACTGAGaatcatcaaacaaaaaaaaaaaaaacaatcgtacCTATCATTATCGTACTCCGCCGCAACCGGTCAGACATTTTCATCAACACAATCAAGTGAAATTAACGACAACGGCTCTGGGGCAGCATGTTGAAATCGTTCATTTTCAATGAATAACATCCCGTAAAGTAAGCGGCGCGGCCCACCATCAACCGCACCAACGGGCGTCCTCATCGGATAATCACATTGGACGAGATTTACTTTTATCTCGCTTCGGACCCATCCGCGTACATGCATCCGCCGCCGCAGAACCGATCATCACCCCAATGGTCGCCCAACAGTGTGTCCCGCGGTCAACCGTTGGCAGCATCATTCATTTCAGCATCAGTGACAATGAAATCAAAACCAACGGGCAGTAAGTAAGCACTCCCAGCACAGATTCAGCTCATTCCGGCGGCTCCCATGAGCGCTCTCGTGCGCGTGGAACCTGCCGTGCCCATCAGCCCATGCCTCCCGGGATGCAGCACTCGAGGGTTGTTACTGTTAATATATATGAAAACTGTCACCCATTATGGTcattatttcatttaaaaatgtaGATCTAATTATGTGCTGATGTGGTGCGAGAAGCATGTGAGCGATGAGCGGCACATCGCACCGCTTACTCGAAAGCGGGATGTCCAGCCCGGCCGGCCGAACAGCATCCGTCACTACCAGCAGAAACCGAGGGAAAGACAACCGTCTCGAACCTTCACCAGCATCAGCGGCACAACACAAATCGGAGAGCTGCCGCCAGTTGATCGTTCTTATCTTATTGAAATCGAAACGATTTACAAACGGCAGGCCGTACTCCGCTTGGCAGGAGGACGAAAGTTGCTGCGGCGCGCCCAGGACACGGTTGAGATGGGTGTGAATTAAGCTATAATAAAATGACGTCTttgataagtaaataaatcttTGTCCATTAGGCAGTGTGCGATCATCTCCTTCCATTCGCTTTGTTCCCGCCTGGGTCGGCCTTGTCGAATGTGTGGCACTCATTCATGATCGTATGATTTTTTCGACCGGGAAAACATCCAACCCAACAACACACGGGTGACTAACGGGTGATTATCGAATAGAGCGCGCGCTCTATTGCTGGGTGTTGGTTGCCGACTGGATGTTCTGTCTTGTTTGCCGGTTAGTGGTGTGTTTTTCCCCACCACACAGTCATTCAAGCACCGTCCCAAAAGGAATTAAAAACTAATTCAATACTTCCGGTCATTAGATCACACATACAGATCACTGTCACACGGGGCGAGGGTAATATGGGGGAAGCAAGCTGAAACGCAACGCTTGCTGCATCCACTACTTCCGGACGCTTTATTGAACGAATTATACCGTGGGGGTTGGCTTACTTAGGGTGCGGAGATTAAGTGAGAAGCACGATACATTCAAATAGCAATGAGTAATGCAGCACGTATCGGTCGGATACGTTTCGTATTAATTTGTTGACAGTGTCTGTGTCTGAAAATCTCTCGTAAACCAGTTGAAATTTACAACTCAAAAACAACTctgggggttttttgttacttcatTAATCTCGTGGTAACTTTGAGATAATGGGTGAACATTAGCATAAGCGCAATGTGAGCCAAGTGACATATGCAGATAGAGGTGATACTATCAATCTTTGGAATTGCGTAAATCTTTATATAATCAATCCTAAGCTTCACATAACATTAAACCCACCTCGTACCACCAACGCTACAGATTGCCAAGCTGGATCGATATTGGTGATATTGGATCTGAGTAACGCATTACGTAGTTGGGGCTGAACCATATCCCCGAGACTTTATCGCTATATTTTAACGACTCCTGGAAGTATAGCATACGGTAGCTCGTTAAAGTAGTTATTATATGGTTGCTATTAGCTAGCAGATTGTTAAGCATCTTCTTGTTTGatttaacgacctcttaggtcatgcctgccatttctggcttcctagacttcacgatgcggcaaatcatggagaagatggcggagcagaaGCTCctctcctaccatctcttcattgattttaaagccgcatatgacagcatagccagggtaaaactgtacgacgtgATGAGCTCTTTCGAAATCCCGAGGTaaccaagcttaccaggcttgtaagaataaCAGTGACCAACAttatgtacagataggtgaccacACCTTCGAAGTGGTCCAAAACATCGCCTATCTGACGTCAGTAGTCAGCATCGTCAACAttattgatgttgagttacgcgcatgggtgctggctgccaacggTCATACTAAAGCCTGAGGattgggactgtacagaacatttatagtcccagtactcacatacgcctctgagacatgaactctgtccaaaactgacgaagccctcttagccgcgttcgagaggaagatgctcagaaggattcttggccccgtatgtgtggaaagaCAAttgaggagccgctacaataacgagctctacgagctgtacgatgatctcaccatcgtgcagcgaattagactcgccaggctccggtaggctggtcacgtcatgagaatgacaccggacaatcCAGCCCGTTAAATCCGTTTAgtccgtccacacggacagaggaggcgttgTAGGCGCAAAttaagatggagtgatggcgttgatgcgtccgccagaatggccgggataacggattggcagatgacggtgctaaaccgtgagcggtatcgaggattgttgctgcAGATCAAGACCTCGAagaggttgtagcgcctgataagtaagtaagtaagactTAATCATACTACATTGTTGAATAGTCTACGGGGAAACGatccggatggaatttgatccCCGGTTCTGTCgtataaagaccggcgccgttgtcgcaaCACCACCAATTATAGAATTTGTTTCCCAACAGACCATATTTATGCTTTGGAAAACTTTGCGTAGAACGCGTTTTGAACTCCAGACTAGTTCTCCTATTTATTCGTCATTCCTATTTATTCAGACAATTTGGGCTATTTATTCGTAGGGGATCGAATCCCGTTAGGGCCGTACTGCGCGGAACCAATgcgtctagtaagccattagatgGCTGACATGCCCTTGTAGGTCGTTAAGCTACGACGAATTAGATCTTTCCGTAGCTTAGAGGTATTAACATACACACTATTCGTCATTCGGCAGTTTGAACACTTTTTACATTTATATTACATATGCCAGAAAGAATAGATGACTGACTGATCATTGATGATCACTTGATCACCTGAGAATAACTTGTATCATGATGACTCGTGGCGGCCATCGAAGTAATGATATTATGCTTTTTGCCAAATGCTCCCTGaagtacagcaaaaaaaaatcaggcaTGAAATAAAGACTTATTAGGACATTACTCATATATTCTAGAGTGATTTTTCCCAAACTGACGATGTGATGAGGATTGTTGACTCAGGTTGACTTCAGGCGACTCCGAGGAGTTGCTAAACACTGTTATATCCATGGTGGGGCGGATGTATGGCAGGAATTTTCTGTGGAAAATCAACGCaccgaaaaattaaaaaaaaaacaacggatTTTGGACAATGTCAACGACAACACCAGTCCAAATGTTTGGTCTATAAAATTACCCAGAACTTCTAATTAATTAGACCAAGACCAAACTAAAACAGTTTGTAAAGTCCATACCAGAAAAAATGCAGCAGGATTGAAGCGGGAAATGGTGACTACATTTGAGTGAATCTTGATAATAGGatagtaatttatttaatctGCCTGAAATTTTCAAACGTAAtagatggaaaaaaaactcttctcTTTTACGAAAATCACCCTGTTGTAGTAAAATACGAATATACACAAACCTAGAATGAAATTCATTAGAGGGATGTCCGTGTGAATGTCTAACTCCAGTGACAAGGTTCACTTTACATCGCAGAGCTCTCATATCTATAAAACTAACGAAGTGATATACCGTAGAGGCACGTCATGAAAATTGCACCAGAcaaaattttgataaaaaaacaaaatataaagACAACAGACTTTAAACAACCGAAAAACGCATTTGTTAGTAAGATTAGACTTTTACTGTGATTTTGAAAATAGTATAGAAATGTTAGGCCCGACAAGGAATGAGATCAACTCCCtaaaaaaagcgaaaggatTTTAAGATTTGTTCAAGAATGTAAGGTATGAACCTTCATCACTTTATCACCAGGAGGATTCGAGCTAGGAAATTGCATACTGAACTTATTAtttaaactaaacaaaaacgcatggaaaattttttttttaaataatttgctaTATCCCTGAGGCatggttaatttaattaaaatataatgtGGAACGGAAAAAATCCGTAATAGTCATCATACTCAATCAGATACGGCCAGAAATCAAACCAATGTACATGTTTTAAAACTGCTAATCGGAAGCAAAACGTTTGCTTCGACTAGTTTTATTCAGTCGCTTTTATTTGAACCATCATTGTACAAAATTAACCCCAACATCCGCTCAGTTGACTCACAATCTCTCCTGCTCAAAATTTTAGTAATAAATTGGTATCATAATCAAAATAATGATTACTCATTCATTGGAGAGGAGACTCATTCAATAGATCTTTAcacacaaaattaaaaaaggcatagtaaaaaaaacacaccaaacacaaaaTTAAACTAACACAAAGGCAAATAACCTCACAGAACTAGCTTACCCTCGGCTAACATATCAATATCAACACCTTTCAGTTTTGAGTGAGTAGAAATGTTCTGGAATTTGGAGGACGAATACTTCAGCCAGGGTGACTTCAGTTTCTTTTCCATCATTTTGGGAACGGACTTGATCACGTTTGCCAGCCGCTGTACAATCGGCGACAAACCCCTAACGCTGTAGTGGGTATAGTGTTCCAGCGTTTTGGTCCATATTAGCCCACTGGAACTGTTCCCATCCTCGCCAGATAATGGAAACAGATACAACGATATGTACAATGCCGCGGCCGCAATCTGCAATGTTACATTCCATTTACCAAACATGCAACGGATTTCAATCATTATCATTCACGGTTATCCTTTACTTACCTCGGACGGTTTGTAATGGGCAGTGCTGTAGTCCACGCTGGCAAGCTCGATCAGGTACTTGGCCAGCACGTGATTCACATCCGACGCCTTGGCTGCCTTGGAAAACCGGCGCAGGAAATGCGTTGGAAGGGGCTTGCCCAAGTTGAAGTCCAACGCCCGCACCATCTCCTTCTCCATTTCCAGAATCTGATGCTTCTGGTACGTATCGTCGGTGATGAACACAAAGTCGTGAATCTCGGGAGGGAACAGTTCCTCATATTTGGATGCAATGAACATCGCCGTCACGCCCACCAACTGTAACTTCTTCTTCGGAACTGTCTTCACCTTCTGCAGATAACGGTCGATCAGCGACACTGTCATGTGGTAAGTGTCGATGTCCAGCTTAAACTGGTGGTGCACTTCGTTGATCCAATCGATCAGAATCGTTCGCATCTTGTGTGAGATCTGTTGGTCGAATAGCGAACGGCGGTTAGTACATGATACGGCCACCTTTACCTTACGATGCCCAACGGCACAGCTTACCTCCTTGTGGCCCTCTAGGAAGTTTTCGCGCAAGGCATATCCGGGCCTGCTTTCCAGTTGGTTCAAGTAATTGTATATATCATTCACGTACTCCGACACCAACATCGGATTCCACCCATCGTTCACGTCAATGTTCTCGATGCTTTCCAAAAGCTTCTGCGAATGGGTGTCCAGCCGTTCGGGTTTCTGCACAGGTAAAAGATCAATTTCTTACTCTTTGGGCTCCTACTTCgctcgccacacacacacccgaatTTGGCAGATCGCCCCCGGTACGTACCTTGGTGGTCGTCGAGATGGTTTCGCCTTCGTCCGATGATGatgcgttgctgctgctgggagcgcTTTTTGGCTGAACTTTACGATTTTGCTTCGCCAATGTCCGCAGCGACAGCTGGCTGTCCTCGCGCTTGAGCGTTACGTGCTTTACCTCGTTGCCTTTGTTCAATTGCACGTGCACCTTTACAGCTTCCGCGTTGCCACCAGCTTTCGGGTCTGCCGTAGATTTTATAGATTCTGATCTGGTGACGGGTTTTTTGGGAACGGCTACCGCGCCCGATCCATCCGCCTTCCGCCAACGGGTGTCTACGCGAGGCTTGATATTCTTCAGCGTCGGGTTGGCATTCTTCAGCACAGCTCCCTTTTCCGTGCCTTTGCCAACCAAGTCCTGGGATGCATTGCGTAGCACTTTGTTGCCCAGCTCGCCCAACACGGGACGCCTTGTGGCGGCTACCATTTTCTTCACACCTCCTTCGTGCAGGTTTCCCGCTACGTGGTTCTGTACGGCCATAAATACGCACCATTAAACAGTGTACAACAGTTCCTTTCTCAGATCATCATTAGCATTAGAACGCTTTGCTCGAAGTGCAAAATGGTTCCGACGGCCATCGACATTTCTTCTAGCCCTGGTCGACTGTTCCAAAGCCAACCCATTTGACCCGACACCAATGGCGTCATCAACGGTGAGCATCA
It contains:
- the LOC118511840 gene encoding uncharacterized protein LOC118511840 — encoded protein: MSALVRVEPAVPISPCLPGCSTRGSNYVLMWCEKHVSDERHIAPLTRKRDVQPGRPNSIRHYQQKPRERQPSRTFTSISGTTQIGELPPVDRSYLIEIETIYKRQAVLRLAGGRKLLRRAQDTVEMGVN
- the LOC118511842 gene encoding G2/mitotic-specific cyclin-B-like yields the protein MSRFIRIDENHVAGNLHEGGVKKMVAATRRPVLGELGNKVLRNASQDLVGKGTEKGAVLKNANPTLKNIKPRVDTRWRKADGSGAVAVPKKPVTRSESIKSTADPKAGGNAEAVKVHVQLNKGNEVKHVTLKREDSQLSLRTLAKQNRKVQPKSAPSSSNASSSDEGETISTTTKKPERLDTHSQKLLESIENIDVNDGWNPMLVSEYVNDIYNYLNQLESRPGYALRENFLEGHKEISHKMRTILIDWINEVHHQFKLDIDTYHMTVSLIDRYLQKVKTVPKKKLQLVGVTAMFIASKYEELFPPEIHDFVFITDDTYQKHQILEMEKEMVRALDFNLGKPLPTHFLRRFSKAAKASDVNHVLAKYLIELASVDYSTAHYKPSEIAAAALYISLYLFPLSGEDGNSSSGLIWTKTLEHYTHYSVRGLSPIVQRLANVIKSVPKMMEKKLKSPWLKYSSSKFQNISTHSKLKGVDIDMLAEGKLVL